The proteins below are encoded in one region of Sulfolobus sp. A20:
- the cobB gene encoding NAD-dependent protein deacetylase: MECEEVARMLLSSTHAIVFTGAGISTASGIPDFRGPNGLWKRYSPELATIEYFEKDPKGFWEFYSIRMGSLFEAKPNSAHYAIAELEKMGIVKAVITQNIDGLHQKAGSKNVIELHGTMRRSYCSSCYRVYDSKEVLEKIGQGEIPPKCSCGGIIRPDVVLFGEPVKQIYDALSIAYDSDLVMSIGSSLTVYPANQIPIIVKHRGGKLIIINMEETPMDNMADIVIREKVETFLPCVLDSIKKLISAN; the protein is encoded by the coding sequence GTGGAATGTGAAGAAGTAGCAAGAATGTTATTATCTTCCACTCATGCTATAGTGTTTACGGGGGCGGGAATAAGCACTGCATCTGGAATTCCAGATTTTCGAGGTCCTAATGGACTGTGGAAAAGATATTCACCAGAACTCGCTACGATAGAGTATTTTGAAAAGGATCCTAAAGGATTTTGGGAATTTTATTCAATCCGAATGGGAAGCCTATTTGAAGCTAAGCCTAATAGTGCTCATTACGCGATAGCTGAATTGGAAAAAATGGGTATAGTTAAGGCTGTTATTACTCAAAATATAGATGGTTTGCATCAAAAGGCTGGATCTAAAAACGTAATAGAGCTTCATGGAACTATGAGGAGATCCTATTGCTCTTCATGCTATAGAGTTTATGACTCAAAGGAAGTTCTTGAGAAGATAGGGCAAGGTGAGATTCCTCCTAAATGTTCTTGTGGAGGAATTATCAGACCAGATGTAGTGTTATTTGGTGAACCAGTTAAACAAATCTATGATGCCTTAAGTATAGCTTATGATTCTGATTTAGTGATGTCCATAGGTTCTTCATTAACAGTATATCCTGCAAATCAAATTCCGATAATAGTAAAACATAGAGGAGGTAAACTAATAATTATAAACATGGAGGAAACTCCTATGGATAACATGGCTGATATAGTAATTAGGGAGAAAGTTGAGACGTTTTTACCGTGTGTTTTAGATTCCATAAAGAAATTAATTTCAGCTAACTAA
- a CDS encoding endonuclease III domain-containing protein, which yields MRESFELMLDIFLKEKELLRKKGWIVSSPYSYEWWDGLKSAEEIIISAILVQMSRWENVKRVIQSMREVGLTNFEKLYMTSDEELYSLFKSINFYRTKVKRLKYLAKITIDLGSLEKLYDRDILLSIDGVGEETADSILLFAGHKLHFPPSEYGKRVLSRLFGRELNNKREVKTMVENNLRKGIFEYKLFHAGIVTVGRAFCFKEPKCDNCILKDICNYAMK from the coding sequence ATGAGAGAAAGTTTTGAGCTAATGCTAGACATTTTTCTTAAGGAGAAGGAATTATTAAGGAAGAAGGGCTGGATAGTTTCTTCACCTTACTCTTATGAATGGTGGGACGGTTTGAAGAGTGCGGAAGAAATAATAATATCTGCTATTTTGGTTCAAATGTCTAGATGGGAAAACGTTAAGAGAGTGATACAATCGATGAGAGAGGTTGGACTAACTAATTTTGAAAAATTATATATGACAAGTGATGAAGAATTATATTCTCTCTTTAAAAGTATTAATTTCTATAGAACAAAGGTTAAAAGATTAAAGTACTTAGCGAAGATAACAATAGACTTAGGTAGTCTAGAGAAGTTGTATGATAGGGATATTCTACTAAGTATAGATGGTGTAGGCGAGGAAACAGCAGATTCTATTTTATTATTTGCTGGGCATAAATTGCATTTTCCTCCCTCAGAATACGGGAAAAGAGTTTTGTCCAGATTATTTGGTAGAGAATTGAATAATAAAAGAGAAGTTAAAACAATGGTTGAAAATAACCTAAGGAAAGGCATTTTTGAGTATAAACTTTTTCATGCGGGTATAGTAACGGTTGGAAGAGCGTTTTGTTTTAAGGAGCCAAAGTGTGATAATTGTATCCTAAAGGATATATGTAATTATGCGATGAAATAA
- a CDS encoding xanthine dehydrogenase family protein molybdopterin-binding subunit: MIKEDLPKITGKSSYIDDINPKNLAYLYIVRSPIARGIIKNISKPSKALLTLTWEDVKLYMPVSGDPETLKQSKIVKMPVLADGRVNYVGQPVLAFVAEDRYETEDIAEDVSIDYEELKPIVDVEEAMNSNEEIHSGVKGNISVDRLLEGGELSAKSKAEVVVRRKLKQNRIISNPMEPKGIIAHWDGNILNIYGSFQSSFRIRNDLREVLGISPEKIKVYSSPNVGGGFGNKVPAYPEYVLASIASMKLGRPIKWIETRFEHLRNPTFGRGVVSDIKLYATKQGEILGLEGYVIDDIGAYNFTLNPTTPLFIARLLTGPYKVKFASIRAYGIFTNLPPTGPYRGAGRPEAALIHETLIEDLAEELKMDPVEIRRRNLVGDNGYVSPLGIRIDPAGYYEVLNEAEKYYRKAKEQYNDKGISIVVFTDIVRLSPGEGARVKIENGKVKIYVGSGPHGQAYYDTFSKLASEVLGIPADLIEVYSNSTEYVKEGIGSFGSRSGTIAGSAVIEASRQLLNKVKDINKALKEMDGVEVEVFYKSDDIFSPGAYVAVVDYDKDTGFPKVIEIFAVDDVGRVLVKDEVEGQIIGGVLQGVSQVLWEQTPYDDNGNPLFSSIAEAGVPTAVEAKYKVTLNEIEFPSALPAKSRGVGEAGTTGALPAVFIALEKVTKKKFNKTPILPWDIIG; the protein is encoded by the coding sequence GTGATTAAAGAAGATCTTCCCAAAATAACTGGTAAATCTTCCTATATAGATGATATTAATCCTAAAAACTTGGCGTATTTATATATTGTCAGATCACCCATAGCAAGAGGTATAATAAAAAATATATCAAAACCTAGTAAGGCTCTTCTAACATTAACTTGGGAAGATGTAAAGCTATATATGCCAGTAAGCGGTGATCCAGAAACTTTGAAACAATCAAAAATAGTTAAGATGCCAGTATTAGCCGATGGAAGGGTTAACTATGTAGGACAGCCAGTATTAGCCTTCGTAGCAGAAGATAGGTACGAAACTGAAGATATAGCAGAAGATGTATCCATTGACTATGAAGAATTGAAGCCAATTGTAGATGTAGAGGAAGCAATGAATAGTAATGAGGAAATTCATTCCGGAGTAAAGGGTAATATTTCCGTTGATAGACTATTAGAGGGCGGTGAACTTAGTGCTAAGAGCAAAGCTGAAGTAGTAGTCAGAAGAAAACTAAAACAGAATAGGATAATCTCTAACCCGATGGAGCCTAAAGGAATAATAGCTCATTGGGACGGAAATATATTAAATATTTATGGATCTTTTCAGTCCTCCTTTAGAATACGAAATGATCTAAGAGAAGTACTAGGAATTTCGCCAGAGAAAATCAAGGTTTATTCATCTCCTAACGTAGGGGGCGGTTTTGGAAACAAAGTACCAGCTTACCCGGAGTACGTTTTAGCATCTATAGCTTCGATGAAATTAGGAAGACCTATTAAGTGGATAGAAACCAGATTTGAACATTTAAGAAACCCTACTTTTGGGAGAGGAGTGGTTTCAGATATAAAGCTATATGCTACTAAGCAGGGTGAAATACTAGGCCTAGAAGGATATGTTATAGATGATATTGGAGCGTATAATTTTACACTTAATCCCACTACTCCCTTATTCATAGCTAGACTATTAACCGGTCCTTATAAGGTAAAATTTGCCTCAATAAGGGCTTATGGAATATTTACCAATTTACCTCCTACTGGTCCTTATAGGGGAGCTGGCAGACCTGAAGCGGCATTAATCCACGAAACACTAATTGAAGATTTAGCGGAAGAGTTGAAGATGGACCCTGTCGAGATAAGAAGGAGAAATTTAGTAGGGGACAACGGTTACGTTTCTCCCTTAGGAATTAGAATTGATCCTGCTGGATATTATGAGGTATTAAATGAGGCTGAAAAGTATTATAGAAAGGCAAAAGAACAGTATAATGATAAGGGTATCTCAATAGTAGTATTTACTGATATAGTAAGGCTGTCTCCAGGAGAGGGGGCTAGAGTTAAGATAGAAAACGGGAAGGTTAAAATATATGTTGGTAGTGGTCCTCATGGACAAGCTTACTATGATACTTTCTCTAAATTAGCATCGGAAGTACTAGGAATACCTGCTGACTTAATAGAGGTGTATAGTAACAGTACAGAATACGTCAAGGAAGGAATAGGAAGTTTTGGATCTAGAAGTGGCACTATAGCAGGATCAGCAGTAATTGAGGCTAGCAGGCAACTGCTAAATAAAGTGAAGGACATAAATAAGGCTTTAAAGGAGATGGATGGAGTTGAGGTTGAGGTATTCTATAAGTCAGATGATATATTCTCTCCCGGAGCTTATGTAGCAGTAGTTGATTATGATAAGGATACTGGATTTCCAAAAGTTATAGAAATCTTTGCTGTAGATGATGTTGGCAGAGTATTGGTTAAGGATGAGGTAGAAGGACAAATAATTGGTGGGGTTCTACAAGGGGTTTCACAAGTATTATGGGAGCAAACACCCTATGATGATAATGGAAATCCCCTGTTCTCATCGATAGCTGAAGCTGGGGTACCTACAGCAGTTGAAGCAAAATATAAAGTCACCTTGAATGAAATAGAGTTTCCCTCAGCATTACCAGCTAAAAGTAGGGGTGTAGGAGAAGCAGGAACGACAGGAGCATTGCCAGCAGTTTTCATAGCACTGGAGAAGGTGACCAAGAAGAAATTCAATAAAACACCAATCCTACCTTGGGACATAATAGGCTAG
- a CDS encoding glycosyltransferase, whose translation MVRILIIASGGGHTGFARAIAQYLPEKADFVIPKNDEYSKLMIRDYANIIYEVQKGREPNESSIHFAKRIMKILYESSKLPKYDIIIATGSNHSIFPSFFQFLKGGKVFAIESQDRFITKGKAVDIISKFSKGVFLHWEEQRKLYKDKSIVVGPIVERPRYEPRDNDYILITAGSLGFKRLFDIASKITWKKIVIQTGKVDPRLYKKENVTSFSFDPDLEKWIANSSLVITHQGKTAMEAVVMYKKPVIIVYNKDWKSATTYEDAKIYAEVLGATFLDDPISWNSDEILYNALEKVGKPKEIKPGTPKLIHYLRDEENLIP comes from the coding sequence ATTGTGAGAATTCTAATAATTGCCAGTGGTGGTGGTCACACCGGTTTTGCTAGAGCCATTGCTCAATACTTGCCAGAAAAAGCAGATTTCGTGATACCCAAAAACGATGAGTACAGTAAACTAATGATAAGAGATTACGCAAACATAATTTACGAGGTACAAAAGGGCAGAGAGCCTAATGAGTCAAGCATCCATTTCGCTAAAAGGATTATGAAAATATTATATGAGAGCTCCAAGTTACCAAAATACGATATCATAATAGCTACTGGAAGTAATCATTCAATATTTCCCTCTTTCTTTCAATTCTTGAAAGGAGGTAAAGTCTTTGCCATAGAGAGTCAAGATAGATTTATTACTAAAGGAAAGGCCGTTGACATAATATCTAAGTTCTCAAAAGGGGTTTTCTTACACTGGGAAGAGCAAAGGAAGTTATATAAAGATAAAAGTATAGTAGTTGGTCCCATAGTTGAAAGACCAAGGTATGAGCCTAGAGATAATGATTATATTTTAATAACTGCTGGTAGCTTGGGATTTAAGAGGTTATTTGACATAGCCTCTAAAATTACATGGAAGAAAATAGTCATTCAAACCGGTAAAGTCGATCCAAGGCTTTATAAAAAGGAGAATGTAACGTCTTTTTCATTCGACCCGGACCTAGAAAAGTGGATAGCTAATTCAAGTTTAGTTATCACCCATCAAGGAAAGACAGCTATGGAAGCAGTAGTAATGTATAAGAAACCGGTCATAATCGTTTACAATAAGGACTGGAAAAGTGCTACGACTTATGAGGATGCTAAAATATATGCGGAAGTATTAGGTGCTACATTCTTAGACGATCCAATTTCATGGAATAGTGACGAAATTTTATACAACGCGTTAGAAAAAGTTGGTAAACCTAAGGAAATTAAGCCGGGAACGCCTAAGCTAATTCATTATTTACGAGATGAGGAAAACCTCATCCCTTAG
- a CDS encoding succinate--CoA ligase subunit beta has protein sequence MKLYEYEGKALFKRVGIPIPNGVVTSEPIKWEGKAVVKSQLLEGARGKRGLVRVTEDVYNTILELKKLGVEKFLIEEFVPHEKEFYASVLLDRESGEPMLVLSREGGIDVEQAKDVKKIIIPLERGVRSYDIVEAEKYLGVKGLSPIINGLYKLFVEYDAELVEINPLALTNDGRLLALDSKVILEDNALYRHEDLLKELGRQEPRDTYVELEGDIGIIGNGAGLTMATMDLVKLSGGNPADFLDVGGGANREHVKDSVVRVGSNPRVKKIVINIYGGITRCDEVALGIVDALKIVKKPIFVRLLGTNEEQGKEILRKNGINVYDDVLKMIGDAVRS, from the coding sequence ATGAAGTTGTACGAATATGAGGGTAAGGCTCTTTTTAAGAGGGTTGGAATACCTATACCCAATGGTGTAGTAACTTCTGAACCTATTAAGTGGGAAGGTAAAGCAGTAGTGAAATCGCAATTGTTAGAGGGTGCAAGGGGAAAGAGAGGGTTAGTAAGGGTTACTGAAGATGTATATAATACTATATTAGAGTTAAAGAAACTTGGAGTTGAAAAATTCCTTATAGAAGAATTTGTTCCACATGAGAAAGAATTTTACGCTTCAGTTTTACTAGACAGAGAAAGCGGAGAACCGATGCTAGTGTTGTCGAGAGAAGGTGGAATTGATGTTGAACAGGCTAAGGATGTGAAGAAAATAATTATACCTTTAGAGAGGGGTGTAAGAAGTTATGATATAGTAGAGGCGGAAAAATATCTAGGTGTTAAGGGACTCTCCCCAATTATTAATGGGCTATATAAGCTGTTCGTGGAATACGACGCTGAATTAGTCGAGATCAATCCGTTAGCGTTAACGAATGATGGAAGATTATTAGCTTTAGACTCTAAAGTAATTCTCGAGGATAATGCATTATATAGGCATGAGGATTTATTGAAAGAGTTAGGTAGACAAGAACCACGTGATACGTATGTAGAATTAGAGGGAGATATAGGTATAATAGGTAATGGCGCTGGTTTAACAATGGCTACTATGGATTTAGTGAAGTTGAGCGGAGGTAATCCAGCTGACTTCTTAGATGTAGGAGGTGGAGCTAATAGGGAGCACGTTAAAGATAGTGTTGTAAGGGTTGGAAGTAATCCCAGGGTGAAGAAGATAGTTATTAATATTTACGGTGGAATTACTAGATGTGATGAGGTAGCGTTAGGAATAGTTGATGCACTAAAAATCGTTAAAAAACCTATATTCGTAAGACTTTTAGGTACGAATGAAGAACAAGGAAAGGAGATATTAAGGAAAAATGGAATAAACGTATATGATGATGTATTAAAAATGATAGGTGATGCGGTACGCTCGTGA
- the thrS gene encoding threonine--tRNA ligase, with the protein MENYKPLWIKGAIILAINFAKSGYKPVNVGLGERDFYVDIESDSSISLEEAKKVIKETDIAFELRGDTVEYNGMKIKIEANEPISSLIPKYFEILNISTHHPQPGIQYVRIRGVAFETEEQLKDYLSWLEKAQETDHRLIGERLDLFSFHEEAGSGLVLFHPKGQIIRNELINFMREINDSMNYQEVYTSHVYKSDLWKISGHYTLYRDKLILFNMEGEEYGVKPMNCPGHILIYKSKPRTYRDLPIRLSEFGHVYRWEKKGELYGLLRVRGLVQDDGHIFLREDQLKDEVKTLIKKVLEVWGKFGFKQDDIRAYVSTRPDESIGTDEQWEKATNALIDALKEVGMNYGIKDKEGAFYGPKIDFDVRDSLGRWWQLSTIQVDFNLPERFKIEYTDKDGSKKRPVMVHRAILGSIDRCMAILLEHFMGKLPTWLSPIQVRILPITDEVNDYAEKLFNELKSNKIRVEISYAGETLSKRIKTAYDEGVPYLLIVGKKEANEGKVTVRGRGNVEIRNIKFEDFLNALKAEINDRDVEQSALKKLKG; encoded by the coding sequence ATGGAAAATTATAAGCCGTTATGGATTAAGGGTGCTATAATTCTGGCGATAAATTTTGCGAAGTCAGGTTATAAGCCAGTGAATGTTGGATTAGGAGAAAGGGACTTTTATGTTGATATTGAATCCGATAGTAGTATTAGTTTAGAAGAGGCGAAAAAAGTAATCAAGGAGACCGATATAGCCTTTGAGTTACGTGGAGATACTGTGGAGTATAATGGAATGAAAATTAAGATAGAAGCAAATGAGCCAATTTCTTCATTAATCCCTAAGTATTTCGAAATATTAAACATATCAACTCATCATCCTCAGCCTGGAATACAATACGTTAGGATCAGAGGAGTAGCCTTTGAGACTGAAGAGCAATTGAAAGACTATTTATCATGGCTAGAAAAGGCTCAAGAAACTGATCATAGACTTATAGGAGAAAGGCTTGACTTGTTTAGTTTTCATGAGGAAGCTGGTTCAGGGTTAGTTTTGTTTCATCCTAAAGGGCAGATAATAAGAAACGAACTAATCAATTTCATGAGGGAGATTAATGATAGCATGAACTATCAAGAAGTCTATACTAGCCACGTTTATAAGTCAGATCTATGGAAGATATCTGGTCATTATACATTGTATAGAGATAAATTAATATTATTTAATATGGAGGGGGAGGAATACGGAGTTAAGCCAATGAATTGCCCGGGTCACATCTTAATATATAAGTCTAAGCCAAGGACCTATCGTGATCTTCCAATAAGGCTATCAGAGTTTGGTCATGTGTATAGATGGGAAAAAAAGGGAGAACTTTACGGGCTTTTAAGGGTTAGGGGACTAGTCCAAGATGATGGTCACATTTTCTTAAGGGAAGATCAACTGAAGGATGAGGTTAAAACGTTAATAAAGAAAGTATTAGAGGTTTGGGGTAAGTTTGGGTTTAAACAAGATGATATAAGGGCGTACGTTAGCACTAGACCAGATGAGAGTATTGGAACTGATGAGCAATGGGAAAAGGCGACAAATGCTTTAATTGATGCATTGAAAGAGGTAGGAATGAATTATGGAATAAAGGATAAAGAGGGTGCATTTTACGGTCCCAAAATTGACTTTGACGTTAGGGATAGTTTAGGAAGATGGTGGCAGTTATCTACTATACAGGTTGACTTTAATTTGCCTGAGAGATTTAAGATAGAGTACACTGACAAAGACGGCTCTAAAAAGAGACCAGTAATGGTACACAGAGCGATTTTAGGCTCTATAGATAGATGTATGGCAATACTTTTAGAACACTTCATGGGTAAGCTACCTACTTGGCTTAGCCCAATTCAAGTTAGAATATTGCCGATTACTGATGAAGTAAATGATTACGCCGAGAAGCTATTTAATGAATTAAAGAGTAATAAGATAAGAGTGGAGATAAGTTATGCAGGAGAAACTTTGAGTAAAAGGATTAAAACTGCTTATGATGAGGGAGTACCTTATTTGCTCATAGTAGGAAAGAAAGAGGCTAATGAGGGAAAGGTCACAGTGAGAGGTAGAGGAAATGTAGAAATTAGGAACATTAAATTTGAAGACTTTCTTAACGCTCTTAAAGCTGAGATAAATGACAGAGATGTTGAACAGAGCGCCCTAAAGAAGCTTAAAGGTTAA
- a CDS encoding methylated-DNA--[protein]-cysteine S-methyltransferase yields the protein MIVYGLYKSPLGYITIAKDEKGFLMLDFCNCAEKESIDNDVFTDFFHKLDLYFEGKPVDLREPISLRTYPFRLSVYKEVMKIPWGKVETYKQIADRLNTSPRAIGMALSKNPILLIIPCHRVISEKGLGGYSRGVKLKKALLELEGVKIEGNSNS from the coding sequence ATGATAGTTTATGGGCTTTATAAAAGTCCATTAGGTTACATAACTATAGCTAAAGATGAAAAAGGTTTCCTAATGTTAGATTTCTGTAACTGTGCAGAGAAAGAGTCTATAGATAATGACGTATTTACAGACTTTTTTCACAAGCTAGACTTGTATTTCGAGGGTAAACCAGTAGACTTAAGAGAGCCAATTAGTTTAAGGACGTATCCTTTTAGGCTATCAGTATATAAGGAGGTTATGAAAATACCTTGGGGAAAGGTTGAGACGTATAAGCAGATTGCCGATAGATTGAATACTTCCCCTAGGGCTATAGGTATGGCATTGTCAAAAAACCCTATTTTATTGATAATTCCTTGTCATAGGGTAATATCTGAGAAAGGATTGGGAGGATATTCTAGAGGGGTTAAGTTAAAGAAGGCTTTATTAGAACTTGAAGGAGTGAAAATAGAGGGTAATTCAAATTCATAA
- a CDS encoding HEPN domain-containing protein has translation MDPSLLKDRAKQLLDVLFVDAQKMSYDTAIVLISEALYLYLCSLLSELDINNPWSYNFQQIFKVLSEKIMDKKFHKIVDENLDKVRLLDKVRFENMQLIRVNNKILYEIYNFSRLVIDYLSSYKNLEYVLEN, from the coding sequence ATGGATCCATCATTGCTCAAAGATAGGGCTAAACAGCTCTTAGACGTTTTGTTCGTTGATGCTCAAAAGATGTCATATGATACTGCGATCGTCCTAATCTCTGAAGCTTTGTACTTATACCTATGTAGTTTACTTTCAGAACTGGATATCAATAATCCGTGGTCCTATAATTTTCAACAAATATTTAAAGTATTAAGTGAAAAAATAATGGATAAAAAATTTCATAAAATAGTTGATGAGAATCTGGATAAGGTTAGACTCCTGGATAAGGTTAGATTTGAAAATATGCAATTAATAAGAGTAAATAATAAAATATTATATGAGATTTACAATTTTTCTAGATTAGTTATAGATTATTTGTCTTCATACAAAAACTTAGAATACGTTCTAGAGAATTGA
- a CDS encoding nucleotidyltransferase family protein, whose protein sequence is MHAVILAGGYGKRLRPLTEDKPKPLIEVAGKPIIEWQIMWLKSYNITSFIILTGYKWDVLVKWVSENERRLGISSYFSIEEEPLGTGGALKKVKKLLEDEDVFLVMNGDIITDLDVSRLKIDRERVVAMALVPLKSPYGIVETKDGKVIDFKEKPILENYWINAGVYLMNSRIFNYLPEKGDMEKLTFPKLAKEELILGVNFSNVYWRSIDTIKDIEEVSEDLIKTNKFSNSK, encoded by the coding sequence ATGCATGCTGTAATCTTAGCTGGAGGTTATGGGAAGAGATTAAGACCTTTAACCGAGGACAAACCTAAACCTTTAATTGAAGTTGCGGGAAAACCTATAATAGAATGGCAAATTATGTGGCTTAAATCTTATAATATAACTTCATTTATTATATTAACCGGTTATAAATGGGATGTTTTAGTAAAATGGGTTAGTGAAAACGAAAGAAGACTAGGCATTTCCTCATACTTCTCTATAGAAGAGGAACCTTTAGGCACTGGTGGAGCTCTGAAGAAAGTAAAGAAGCTGTTAGAGGATGAGGATGTATTTTTAGTGATGAATGGAGATATAATAACTGACTTAGATGTATCAAGGCTTAAAATAGATAGAGAGCGTGTTGTCGCCATGGCATTAGTTCCTTTGAAAAGTCCTTATGGAATAGTGGAGACTAAGGATGGTAAGGTAATAGACTTTAAGGAAAAGCCAATACTAGAAAATTACTGGATAAATGCTGGAGTTTATCTTATGAACAGTAGAATATTTAATTACTTGCCAGAAAAGGGAGATATGGAAAAACTTACCTTTCCAAAATTGGCGAAAGAGGAACTAATACTAGGAGTTAATTTTAGTAATGTTTATTGGAGATCAATAGATACTATAAAGGACATAGAGGAAGTAAGCGAGGATTTAATTAAGACAAATAAGTTTAGTAATTCCAAATGA
- a CDS encoding sulfocyanin — protein MNTTALIAIVVVVVVIVAAVGAYLALFHKSSSTMMMTTTSTMLPTTTTSTTSSTTTTTTTTSSVKLPPGASELPYNPNNKTVFIYLVVSVTGPQFNYNGTSYGQMKIYVPAGWNVMVILTNDQPIPHNANIVLNDTLTPNSPNITQDGKILLYVGDNPSDYYSNGVPSQGTASAMLTNIQPGYYWIACGVYSHAESGMWVDLIVSNSVSVPYSIISSSASTTTSTSTSSPPSWG, from the coding sequence ATGAACACTACAGCATTAATCGCAATAGTAGTTGTAGTAGTAGTAATAGTAGCTGCAGTTGGAGCTTATCTAGCGTTATTCCATAAATCCTCTTCAACTATGATGATGACGACAACAAGTACTATGCTTCCTACAACAACCACTAGTACAACGTCATCTACGACTACTACCACTACGACAACTAGTTCAGTAAAATTACCTCCAGGAGCTAGTGAATTGCCTTATAATCCTAATAATAAGACCGTATTTATCTATCTAGTAGTTTCCGTAACTGGACCTCAATTCAACTATAATGGAACCTCGTATGGACAAATGAAAATCTATGTTCCAGCCGGATGGAATGTAATGGTAATATTGACTAATGATCAACCCATACCTCATAACGCTAATATAGTGCTAAACGATACACTGACTCCTAATAGTCCTAACATAACTCAAGACGGTAAGATATTATTATATGTTGGAGATAATCCCTCAGATTATTACTCTAATGGAGTACCTTCACAAGGTACAGCATCTGCAATGTTAACAAATATACAGCCTGGCTATTACTGGATAGCTTGTGGAGTTTACTCTCATGCAGAAAGCGGAATGTGGGTAGACTTAATAGTTTCCAATTCCGTCTCGGTACCTTATTCCATTATAAGCAGTTCAGCGTCGACAACGACTTCTACCTCTACATCATCTCCACCTTCATGGGGATAA